Genomic window (Lewinellaceae bacterium):
TCGAGATTGGCCAGGTCGATGATGTTGAGGGCGCCGGTTTTTCCGGGCTGCTGAATGGCGAAGGGGTCGGTGATCTCGCGCGCCAGGACGCGCATGGTGGGGCCGGGGCGAAAAAGTCCTCCGCCCTGGGAATAGGCCTGGGAAAGCAGCTCGGTCATTCCGTATTCAGAATGAATGGCCTCCACCTGAAACGCCGTTTTCAGGATGTAGTGCAGTTCATCGCGGGTGAGCTCCCGGCGGCGGCCTTTCATCCCGCCGGTTTCCATGACAGTGATGCCGCTGAGATCCAGGGAATATTGCTCCGCCAGGTCCCAAAGGGCGAAGCTGACCCCCAGCAATAGCGTGGGGATGGCATTTTTTTTGCAGTCGGCTAAAATCCCAACCAGCTCTTTGGTGTTATATAAAAAGAATCCGCTCTGCGGGTAGCGCGACTGCCGGATAAAATCTTCCGCCATGAAAACCAAAGAGGAGCCGGTGCGTTCCAGATAAGAGGGCAAAAGAGCCAGTACGCAGTAGTTTCCTGCCGGGCCGTAAAAGTGAGCGAAGCCCCGCCGGGCGTTCTTCTTGTAGAATTCCGGATCCCGGAGGAGATGGCGGCTGGTAGTGCTGGCAGTAGTGCCACTGCTGGTGAAGGTGAGCGACGGCTTCCAGGCACCGGTTTGGATATCGCGTGATTTGAAAAACTGAATGGGCAGGAAGGGAATGTCTTCAATATTTTTTATACCTTTTGGAGAGGTGCCGAGCAGGTTGAGGAATTGCCGGTATAATGGATTGTAACGGCTCTGATAAAGGAAAATATCCAATGCCAGAGCATTGAATTTTTTTTTAGAGATATCCTCTACCCGGCGTTTCAGGCCATTTCTGGTTTTTTCTGCCATTTCATATTATGTAATCAATGAATAAATTGTAGCTATGAAAACGATATACCATTTGCCTGCCCTCGTTCTGGCATTCCTCGCCCACAGCTGCGTGCAGCCTCCGAACTATCCGAATACGCCGGAAATCGCCTATATCGGCGTCAACCAGCAATCAATTGTACAAGGGAACGCCAACAACCCGGCGGATACCCTGGAGATCACCTTCAGCTTTACCGATGGCGACGGCGACCTCGGAGCTGAAGGCAATATCGTCGACCTCTTCCTGACCGACAGCCGGGACGGTTTTACCGACATCAAGAAACTGCCGGTCATTCCGGACCAGGGCATAGGCAACGGCATTTCGGGGGAAATCACCGTGAGGTTGCCCAACAAGCCCTTTAGCATTTGTTGCATCTACCCGGATAATTCCCAGTCCTGCGAGGCCAACCCCAACTTTCCAACCAATGAAATATCTTATATGATCCAGATTCAGGACCGGGCCGGCAATATGAGCAATAAAATACAGACCGAAACGATCACGATTCTGTGTAATTGACCCAGTCGATGCCCTTCCGGAGCAGCGCCAGGGTTTGGGCTTCCGGAGACCCCGCTTCCGGGCGGTGATCGTATTCCCAATTGGCTGCCGGGGGCAGGCTCATCAGGATGGACTCGGTGCGGCCTTCAGTGTCCAACCCGAATTTGGTGCCTTTGTCCCAGACTAGATTGAACTCCACATAGCGCCCCCGCCGCAGGCCCTGCCAGGCCAGTTCCCTTTCGCCGAAAGGTTTATCTCTGTGCTTTTCCAGGAGATGAGTATAAAGGGGGGCAAACGCCTCGCCTACTTCCCGGACGAAAGCGAAGCGCTCTTCTTTGCCGAAACCACCTTCCTCATCCAGGCGGTCGAAAAAAATGCCGCCGACGCCCCGGGTTTCCTGCCGGTGCCGGAGGTAGAAATAATCGTCGGCCCATTGTTTTAAGCGCGGATAATAATCCGGGTGATGAGCATCGCAAACTTTTTTCAATTGTAGATGAAAAACCCGCGCATCTCCCGGATCGACGTAATGAGGCGTCAGGTCGATGCCGCCGCCGAACCACCAAACAGGCTTTGCCGCAGGCGTTCCTGCAGGTTGCACCTCAAAGTAGCGCACGTTCATGTGAATGATAGGAACCATGGGGCTGGACGGGTGCAGGACGATGCTGACGCCTGTAGCCAGAAAATGCCCTGGGTTCAGGCTCAATGCCTGGCTGATCTTTTCCGGCATCTTGCCATGGACGGCGGAAAAATTCACGCCGCCTTTAGCGATGTGGCGCCCCTGAAGGATACGGGTGCGCCCGCCGCCGCCTTCCGGCCGTTCCCAAAGGTCTTCCCGGAACTTTCCCGCTCCGTCGGCGGCTTCCAGTTGCGCGCAGATGCCGTCCTGCAGTCCTTTAAAATAAGCGATTATCGCGTCACTATTGAGCATTCTCCAATTTGCTTTTTGCCGCCGCAACTACCTTTTTGGAATTGCCGGCAAAAATCTCTTCGTCGACAATGATGACGGGGCGTTTCAGGAAAGTGTACTCTTCCAGGATTAGCCGGCGGTAGTCCTGCTCGGACAAATCCTGTTCGTGCAGGCCCATAGAACGGTATTTCATTGCCCGCCGGCTAAAGAGGGATTCGTAAGTGCCTGCCATGGCCTTCATTTCGTCGATCTGTTGGGGAGTGATCTTCTCCGTTTTGATGTCCTGGAGCACAAAGCCCTTTCCGCCTCCCAATTCTTCGATGATGCGCTGGCAAGTGTTGCAGGAGGACAGGTGATAAATCTTTCTCATGAGTTCCGTTTTTCGGATCGCAAAATAAAATATTAATTTACACCCTTTACCAGAAAAAAGTAAAAATCCGACCTATGGCCAGAATAGCCGAATCCGAACTCGTGCTCAACCCCGATGGCAGCATTTACCACCTCAACCTCCGGCCGGAGGATATCGCCACCAATATCATCACCGTAGGAGACCCCGCCCGGGTGGCGATGGTTTCCAAATACTTCGACGAGGTGGAAGTCAGAAAGGAGAAGCGGGAATTTGTCACCCATACCGGAAGGATCGGCAAAAAGCGGCTGACCGTGATCTCTACCGGCATCGGCCCCGACAACATCGACATCGCCATCAACGAGCTGGATGCGCTGGCGAATATAGACTTCGGAAGCAGGAAGCCCAAAGAAGCGCTTACGTCCTTCAACATCGTGCGCATCGGCACTTCCGGCTCGCTTCGTGCTGATGTGCCGGTCGATTCTTTTGTGGCCGGCGCCTATGGCCTGGGGTTGGATAACCTCATCCGTTTTTATCACTACAAGCCCAACCTGGGAGAAGCGGCTTTGGAGGACGAGCTGAAGGCTTTTATGGAATACGCCGGCAAGATTCCGTTTTATGCCTGCGAAGCAAGCCCGGTACTGCTGGAAGCGCTGGCCCGGGATAAATTCCAGGGCATCACCCTCACCAGTCCTGGTTTTTATGCGCCCCAGGGGCGCGTATTGCGGGCAAGCGCCCGGTTTGACGCCCGGTTTTTCCAATCGCTGGCCGAGTTCACCTTCCAGGGCTACCCCATCACCAATTTCGAGATGGAAACCTCGGCCATTTACGGCCTGTCGCGCCTGTTGGGGCACAACGCCCTGTCTACCAACGCAATCATCGCCAACCGGCCCGCCGGGGCTTTTAGCAAAGACCCCTACAAGGCCGTGGAGGCTTTAATACAGGATGTCCTGAGCCTGATCAGCAGTTCGCCCTTTTTCTAAAACCGATTTAGAAAATAAAAAAAGGAACAAGCACAGCTCATTCCTTTTCAAAATTGGTATGTATTTGATAGCCTCTATTGAGTCACTAATTCGTTGGCCTTCTTGTAATCCGCCAGAAACTTTTCCAGCCCGATGTCGGTCAGCGGATGTTTGAGAAGGCCAAGGATCGGTTCCAGCGGGCAGGTCACCACGTCGGCGCCTGCGCGGGCAGCTTCTACGATGTGTAAGCTGCTGCGGATCGAAGCCGCCAGAATCTCCGTTTCAAAACCTTGAATGGAGTAGATTTCCGCCAGTTCTTCGATGAGCTGCATTCCGTTCCAGCCGATGTCGTCAATTCGCCCGAGGAAGGGCGAAACGTAAGTGGCGCCCGCCTTAGCCGCCAGTATCCCCTGCCCGGCAGAGAATACCAGTGTACAGTTCGTCCGAATGCCCTGGTCGCGAAAATAGCTCAGGGCTTTGACGCCATCTTTGATCATGGGAACTTTTACTACGATGTTGGGAGCTATAGCCGACAAGCGCTTCCCTTCTTCGACTATGCCGTTGAAATCGGTAGCGATCACTTCGGCGCTCACATCGCCGTCGACTATCTCAGCGATGGTCTCGTAGTGTTTCAAAATATTCTTTTCGCCGGAAATACCCTCTTTGGCCATCAGGGAGGGGTTTGTCGTTACGCCATCCAGTATTCCCAGGCTATTGGCTTCCTTAATTTGCTCCAGGCTTGCAGTATCAATAAAAAATTTCATGCTTATTTTCCGTAAAGTTACGAATATCAGGCACTAATGCCGAATTTTTTAATAGGAAAGTTTTCGATGGGGCTAAAATTCTTTTCCAGGAGAGGAAAAATGAGGTGAGCGACACATCGCACTGCTCAACCTGCCTACCCTTGCTCCGTTTCCGGCCTGGGGGGATTCAGCGGGAGCTAGTCGTGTGCGCTCACCGGCGGCAAAAGTATAACTTTTTACTTGAAATTTCAAATCCGCCGGATCATAGTTTATTTTTCGATCACTGCTTGGGGATGATCTCTGTCTTTTCCCCAAAATAGGTGACAAAACGCTGCATTTCATTGGCCAGCTCTTTATTTTGAGTCGCCCGGTGGTAAGTGTCGGCGATGGCTCGCAAGGTCTGAAAAATGAAGCGGTCCATTTCGATCACCTGCATATCCTCCGTCCAAAGGTCGATCTTCAGCGTGTCTTTGGTTTCCCGGTCGAAGAAGGAAAGCATGATCGCTTTTACTTCCTGCGGGCCTTTGCCGCTGGGGTTGTCTTCGGCTTCCCAGGTTATCTTGACCGGGACATTCTTTTCGTTGAGGCCGACCGAAACTTTGATGTCTGAAGTTTTCCTGACTTCCGTACTCATATTTCCTGTTTTACCTTTTGGTTATCGTTTGATTGTCTTCTCCCGCCAGTTCGTGGATTTGGCCGGAGGGGTAAACATGCGTTCCTCCCTCCAGGCGCTGGGCGGCATGGATCATAGCCCGGGCAACCTGCGCCGCCTCCACCGGCCGGTATTTTCCCAGAAGCGCTCCGCCGGTCAGGCGGTCAAGGCCCAAAGACAGCCGGCCGGCCAGTTGTTCTCCCAGGCGGCTCTCCTCCCGGCTGCCCACCAGGAAAGAAGGCTGGAAGATGTGCACCGCCCAGAAGGGCAGTTTTTTTACGGCTGCTTCCAATTCTCCTTTTACCCTGGGGTAAAAAAAGAGCGCCTCCGGGCTGGCGCCCACGGAAGAAACCAGCAGCAGTTGCCTGGCGCCCTGGCTGGCTGCCAGCCGCGCCGATTCGAAAGCATAAGTGAAATCGACCCGGAAAAAGGCCTTGCGGCTGCCCGCTTTGGCCATGGTGGTGCCCAGGCAGGAATACAGGTCGTGGCCCTTCAAAAGCCCGGCGTATTCCTCCAGGCGGTCGAAATCGATGACGTGCTGCTCCAGTTGTGGGTGCTCCACCTCCAGCTTGCGCCGGCCAAAGCTGATGACCTTCCGGTAGGCGGGATGTTCCAGCAACTGGTGCAGGCACTGCCCGCCCACCAGGCCGGAAGCGCCGAAGAGTAGAGCCGTCTTGTGATGCTGAGTGATCTCCAATTTGAAAAGGTTTTGGCAAAGGTATGATTTTGGTTGATTGGTTGATCAATCAACTTGCCCACTCGCTACTTCTCCACCCGGAGTTCATAATAACTAGCCGACAGCCCGCCCCAGATTCCCAGGCCTCCTTCGACGTTGGAGTCGATGAGGGTATAACTCGAAAAAGGGCCCTGGTTGGCGGCATTGAACTCCAGGGTGTTCCAGAAATCGTAATGCTCCTTGTCCAGGGATATCCATCTGATGGTGACGGTATCTCCGACGTTGTAGAGCCCCAGGGTCTCCAGGTCGAAATCCTGCGCGCCCCGGGGTTCGGGTTTGAACAGCGGAAATTCCACCAGTTGCCCGTCCGTGAGGCGGTCGTCAAACACGGAAGCGAAGGGGCTGATGTAACCACTGTTGTTGATGGCCACCTGGTAGCGGTAAAAATTGGCCTCCCCCGCCGGATCCGGCAAGGTGCACAGCAACTGGGCGAGGGTGTCGTTCGGGTCTCCGGGAGGGTCGCGAAACTCCAGCCCATCCAAAGGAGCGTGCCGGGGAATGCTCGTCACCGCCTGCAGGCGCTGCCCTTCCGCCTCCACTTCCAGGGTGTATACTTTGCCTTCTTCCCCCCGCATGCCGAAGCTGAAGTCGATGTACACGCAAAAGTTAAACCCCAGGCTATCCGGGTTGAAACCAAAAAGCACGCTGGCCAGGCGTTTTTCTTCCTCACTCAGCTCATCGAGGCAGATTTCAGTCAGCGTTGCGGTTTTTTCACCGTCCGACACCCGGACTGCGGCGTTGTGCACGAAAGTGTTTTCCAGGTCTTCGGGGCCAAACTGGCTGAAAAAGGGAACGCTGCGAGTGAGGATCACAAAGGGCGGGCTCGGCCGCTGGCCTGCTTCGATATAGCCCTCGACGACGATCTGCGGCGGAGCGTCGGCGCCGTCGGGGAGGAATGCTTCTTCGCAGGAGGCCATCATAAAGGCGAAAAGTGCCAGCGCCGGGATGATTTTTTTCATGGATTGTTGTTTCAGAGGGGTTGTTTTTGGGAAGTATAACACCTGGTTGGCAAAGGGGTTCATGCCAGACTCAATCGATCTTCTTGTACTTCAAGCGGATAGAATTGCCAATCACCACCACATCGGAAAAGGCCATGAACAGGGCGCCCCACATGGGGTTGAGGAACCCCATAGCCGCTATGGGGATAGCGACAATATTGTAGGCAAACGCCCAGAATAAGTTCTGGCGGATGGTTATTACGGTATGTCGGCTGATGCCCAGCGCTTTTTCCAGGTACTCCAGCCTGCCGTTGAGCAGGACGATCTGGGCCGACTGGATGGCTACCTGAGAAGCATTGCTCAGGGATACGCCCACCGTAGCTTTAGCCAGGGCGGGAGCGTCGTTGATCCCATCGCCGATCATGGCGGTCGGCGCTTCTCTGGACAATTCTTCCACCACTTTAAGTTTTTGTTCCGGCAGTTGTTCGGCAAATACCCGCTCTATCCCCAATGCTGCCGCCACCGCTTCGGTTTTGGCCCGGCGGTCGCCGGAAAGGATAACCGGGCGGAT
Coding sequences:
- a CDS encoding acyl transferase, which produces MAEKTRNGLKRRVEDISKKKFNALALDIFLYQSRYNPLYRQFLNLLGTSPKGIKNIEDIPFLPIQFFKSRDIQTGAWKPSLTFTSSGTTASTTSRHLLRDPEFYKKNARRGFAHFYGPAGNYCVLALLPSYLERTGSSLVFMAEDFIRQSRYPQSGFFLYNTKELVGILADCKKNAIPTLLLGVSFALWDLAEQYSLDLSGITVMETGGMKGRRRELTRDELHYILKTAFQVEAIHSEYGMTELLSQAYSQGGGLFRPGPTMRVLAREITDPFAIQQPGKTGALNIIDLANLDTVSFIATDDLGRVHEDGSFEILGRLDASDARGCNLLVADV
- the hemF gene encoding oxygen-dependent coproporphyrinogen oxidase, with translation MLNSDAIIAYFKGLQDGICAQLEAADGAGKFREDLWERPEGGGGRTRILQGRHIAKGGVNFSAVHGKMPEKISQALSLNPGHFLATGVSIVLHPSSPMVPIIHMNVRYFEVQPAGTPAAKPVWWFGGGIDLTPHYVDPGDARVFHLQLKKVCDAHHPDYYPRLKQWADDYFYLRHRQETRGVGGIFFDRLDEEGGFGKEERFAFVREVGEAFAPLYTHLLEKHRDKPFGERELAWQGLRRGRYVEFNLVWDKGTKFGLDTEGRTESILMSLPPAANWEYDHRPEAGSPEAQTLALLRKGIDWVNYTES
- a CDS encoding nucleoside phosphorylase, with product MARIAESELVLNPDGSIYHLNLRPEDIATNIITVGDPARVAMVSKYFDEVEVRKEKREFVTHTGRIGKKRLTVISTGIGPDNIDIAINELDALANIDFGSRKPKEALTSFNIVRIGTSGSLRADVPVDSFVAGAYGLGLDNLIRFYHYKPNLGEAALEDELKAFMEYAGKIPFYACEASPVLLEALARDKFQGITLTSPGFYAPQGRVLRASARFDARFFQSLAEFTFQGYPITNFEMETSAIYGLSRLLGHNALSTNAIIANRPAGAFSKDPYKAVEALIQDVLSLISSSPFF
- the fsa gene encoding fructose-6-phosphate aldolase, coding for MKFFIDTASLEQIKEANSLGILDGVTTNPSLMAKEGISGEKNILKHYETIAEIVDGDVSAEVIATDFNGIVEEGKRLSAIAPNIVVKVPMIKDGVKALSYFRDQGIRTNCTLVFSAGQGILAAKAGATYVSPFLGRIDDIGWNGMQLIEELAEIYSIQGFETEILAASIRSSLHIVEAARAGADVVTCPLEPILGLLKHPLTDIGLEKFLADYKKANELVTQ
- the gldC gene encoding gliding motility protein GldC, which gives rise to MSTEVRKTSDIKVSVGLNEKNVPVKITWEAEDNPSGKGPQEVKAIMLSFFDRETKDTLKIDLWTEDMQVIEMDRFIFQTLRAIADTYHRATQNKELANEMQRFVTYFGEKTEIIPKQ
- a CDS encoding oxidoreductase, which gives rise to MEITQHHKTALLFGASGLVGGQCLHQLLEHPAYRKVISFGRRKLEVEHPQLEQHVIDFDRLEEYAGLLKGHDLYSCLGTTMAKAGSRKAFFRVDFTYAFESARLAASQGARQLLLVSSVGASPEALFFYPRVKGELEAAVKKLPFWAVHIFQPSFLVGSREESRLGEQLAGRLSLGLDRLTGGALLGKYRPVEAAQVARAMIHAAQRLEGGTHVYPSGQIHELAGEDNQTITKR
- a CDS encoding DUF4249 domain-containing protein, translating into MKKIIPALALFAFMMASCEEAFLPDGADAPPQIVVEGYIEAGQRPSPPFVILTRSVPFFSQFGPEDLENTFVHNAAVRVSDGEKTATLTEICLDELSEEEKRLASVLFGFNPDSLGFNFCVYIDFSFGMRGEEGKVYTLEVEAEGQRLQAVTSIPRHAPLDGLEFRDPPGDPNDTLAQLLCTLPDPAGEANFYRYQVAINNSGYISPFASVFDDRLTDGQLVEFPLFKPEPRGAQDFDLETLGLYNVGDTVTIRWISLDKEHYDFWNTLEFNAANQGPFSSYTLIDSNVEGGLGIWGGLSASYYELRVEK